The genomic interval CGCCCCCGCGACCGCATTCCGCTCACGAAAATGCTCGCTGAGCCACGTCTCGCACGCCTTCGTCGTTGCATCCGAATGCGGCCGCGGTCGCACCAGCGGCGCGTAGGGCAACTGGCCCTCGTCGTGCCGTTTCAGCAGGTAGACCTTGGCGATGCGCATGGCCTCGCCCGGACTCACGTGCCTCGAGATGACGTGCAAGGCCAGGTCGTGCCACGACGTGGTGCCGCCCGCGGTGACGATGCGGCCCTCGGCATCCGCGAAGCACAGGTTCGGCTCCGGACGGAACCGGATCTGCGGATAGCGCCGCTCGAAGAGATCCCGATAACCCCAATGCGAGGTGGCATCGCGCCCGTCGAGGAGACCGGTTTCCGCGAGCATCAGCGAACCGGAGCACGCCGAATAGATGCAGGCCCCATCTTCGTAGCGCGCGCGTATCCACCGGGTGAGGGACGGATAGCGGCCGGCGAGATGTTCGTCCGGCCCGAGCCAGAGTTCTGGAAGGATGACGATGTCGGCCTTCGGGTTTTCGCGAATCGATGACGCGGGTGCGACCGGGATGCCATTGCCGCAGCGAAACGGCCGGGTCGACGTCGATGCGACACGCACCCGAAACGGCGGCTCGTCCGGCGTCGATCGCACCAGAGTCTGCCAGAGATTCCCGGCTGCCATCAGCACGTCGACCATGCCGTACAGGGCCGAACCCGCAGACTCGGGAACGGCGACGATCAGCGTCTCAATCGACCTTGAGGAGCGTGCGGCGCGCGTGGACATGG from Betaproteobacteria bacterium carries:
- a CDS encoding helix-turn-helix domain-containing protein produces the protein MSTRAARSSRSIETLIVAVPESAGSALYGMVDVLMAAGNLWQTLVRSTPDEPPFRVRVASTSTRPFRCGNGIPVAPASSIRENPKADIVILPELWLGPDEHLAGRYPSLTRWIRARYEDGACIYSACSGSLMLAETGLLDGRDATSHWGYRDLFERRYPQIRFRPEPNLCFADAEGRIVTAGGTTSWHDLALHVISRHVSPGEAMRIAKVYLLKRHDEGQLPYAPLVRPRPHSDATTKACETWLSEHFRERNAVAGAVKHSMIPERSLKRRFKAATGLTLIDYLQNLRIEEAKRLLETSARSADDISFEVGYEDASFFRRLFRRRTGLSPVQYRRVFKPLRQAG